CCCTCGATTTTCGCAATCTGGTCATTTCCCTGAAAGCTTCCCGCGTGCCGGTGATGGTGGCCGCCTATCGTCTCATGGTTAAGCGCATGGACGAGTTAGGGATGGATTATCCCCTACATTTGGGGGTTACTGAGGCAGGAGATGGGGAATACGGACGAATTAAATCCACTGCCGGGATTGCCACTCTCTTAGCGGACGGTATCGGTGATACAATTCGCGTTTCTCTGACGGAAGCTCCCGAAAAGGAAATTCCCGTCTGTTACAGTATTCTCCAGGCCCTAGGACTGCGGAAAACCATGGTCGAATACGTTGCCTGTCCTTCCTGTGGTCGCACTCTTTTTAATTTAGAAGATGTCCTCCAGCAAGTGCGCGCAGCGACTAAACACCTGACTGGACTCGATATCGCCGTTATGGGTTGTATTGTCAATGGACCTGGAGAAATGGCCGACGCAGACTATGGTTATGTGGGCAAACAGGCCGGTTATATTGCCCTTTATCGCGGTCGCGAGGAAATTAAACGCGTCCCCGAAAGTGAAGGTGTCACCGAGTTGATTAATTTAATTAAAGCCGATGGCCGTTGGGTAGAACCTTAATTAGTTTTACCGGTAGGGGTTGATATCTGTTCAACCCCTGATAATCAGCTATAATAAAAAGCTTGCTAGAAATTGCCGCTCCAGAGAGTTCATGCTACCCACACGCGATTGTGTTCGTCAAACCCCCGCTTACACTCCGGGAGAACAGCCCCAAAGCGCGGGATTTACCAAACTTAACACCAATGAGAATCCCTATCCCCCACCGGCGGAAATTTTTGCCCACCTGCAAGAGCAATTAGAGAAAGTCCGACTCTATCCCGATCCTATCTCCAAAGAGTTACGGCAAACGGCGGCGGAATTATACGGCATAACAGCCGATCGCATTATCGCGGGTAATGGGTCTGATGATATCCTTAATATCGCCCTGCGTACCTTTGTTAACCCCTGCGAAAGCGTTGCTTTTTTGGATTTAACCTATTCCCTTTACGAGACAATTGCCCGGGTACACGGGGCAAATATTATCGAATTTCCCACTAATGATCAATTTGAATTAGCAGGACCGATTATTTGTCCGGAAGCGAAATTAATTTTTCTCGCTTCTCCTAATCCTCCCCTCGGTAAACATCTTGATCGCGACTATTTAGAAGCAACCTGTGCTAATGCGTCGGGAGTGGTATTAATTGATGAAGCTTATGTGGATTTTAGTGATGACAATCATCTTGATTTTCTCTCCCGTTACGATAATGTCATCATTAGTCGCACCATGTCGAAAAGTTATAGTTTAGCGGGGTTAAGAGTCGGTTTCGGTTTTGCTTCCAGGGCAATTATCGAACAGATGGATAAGGTGCGTGATTCCTATAATTTAGATCGCATCGCTCAAACTTTAGCCACAGCAGCTTTAAAACACCATAATTATTTTGAGGAAGTTTGGCAAAAAGTCCGTCAAACCCGCAGCCGTTTAATTACTTCTTTGCGCGAGTTGGGATTTATTGTCTTTGACTCGGAAGCTAATTTTATCCTCGCTTCTCCCCCCCAGATTAGTGCCAGTGAGTTATATACTCAACTCAAAGAGCGTCAGATATTAGTGCGATATTTTAAACATCCTCGCATTCAGAATTATGTACGGATTTCTATCGGCACTGATGAGGAGATTGATCGCCTTTTATCTGCTATTCAAGAGATTATGGGAACAAATTAATCTCTATTTCCGTCAAGATTTTATTAACACTTTAACCCCTAATAACTTCTCAAAAAAAGGCTAGATTGATCGGAACAAAGCAGCGACAAACAAGGGTCTAATGGCCTGTCGTTTCTCCCGATTACTAGCCTTGGCTATCAAGATTATTAGTCCCACAAAAGGATTAAATACTAGCGCACAAATTTTTGAACTTATGCAATTTTATCCCCAAGGAATCACAGTTCAAGAATTGAGCCAACGCTTAAATCGTCCCGTTTCTATGCTCAATCTTTGTCTAAAATCTTTGGTCGCTTCTAAAAAAATCGTGGGCAAAAAAAATCATAATCAGTGGGTTTATACTAGACCTCTTGTAAAAATCAAAAATTGTTGTTAGGGTTAGGCTTCGGCCGTGAGATCAGCGTTCGACTGATCTCACGCCGAAGTCCGAACGGAGTCAGGAGTCAGTAGTCAGTAGTCAGGAGAATTAAGAATGAATCATAATCAATTAAATGGTCTCTTTACAGATTTTATGCCATTTAATCCTTATTTTTGCCGTTTTTGAACCATGAAAAATTAATTATGCAAGAGGCCTACTGTTGATAAAAAAGCTTAGTTTGTCCAGATAAGCATACTTAGGGTCTGCTGAATAAATCTAAAAACCTTGTTGGATAAGACTTTTGGACTTTTTTCCCTCAAAAAGTGCCAGCCATTGCGGGGATCGGGGGGAAAATTCCGGGACTTTTTCCCTGAAAATTAGGTAGTTGACCACCTGAAAATCGATAAAACCCCACACCCCACACCCCACACCCCACACCCTGCCACCACCGAAAAGCTTTTTGCCGCAAACCCTACTTAAGATATAGAAAAAGTGTTTATTATTAACCCTATTGCTGAATAACTATTTTAGGCTGTAGGTAGTATTCATCTTCTCGGACAACTATCTCACCAATGCCGAGAAATTGAGCCTCTAAAGACTCCACAGCAACCAGAGAACCGATCATAACATTTGTATCGGTTAGATTAATTTTTCTGCCGTGAAACCAATCGATAACTCTCTCTGGTGTCAAAGAAATCCAGTCTAGATGCGCCAAGGCAATGCGAGGCGAAATTAAACCCTCAGAATTAGCCATTAAAGCTTCCAGATTAATACTATCAGCTAATTGAAAACCACAGCTTTCCGTGCGAGTTAAACTGGCTAAAGTGCCACCCACAGCTAACACCTTGCCCAAATCTCTGGCCAGGGAACGAATATAAGTCCCCGATCCACAGTGAATATCTAGCTCTATTTGCGGAAATTCGCCCTCTAACCAGCCTAAAACCGTAATTTGGTCAATTTTGACCTGACGAGGCTCCACTGCGATTATTTCCCCTTTGCGAGCCAATTCGTAGAGACGGCGACCATCCTGGTGAATAGCACTATACATTGGCGGAATCTGGGCAATATTGCCAATAAATTCCGCTAAATGGGGCTTAACTGCCTCTAAAGTTAAATCGGCACAGGGACAAGTAGCGATCGCTTTTCCCGTAATATCATCGGTATCGGTGCTGAGTCCTAACTGGATTTTTGCCCGATAAGCCTTATTTTCGGGTAAATAGGGCAGTAATCGGGTGGCGGACCCGACGGCGATCGGTAAAACTCCCGTAGCCATAGGATCTAAAGTTCCCCCATGACCGACTCGTTTAGTCTTAAGAATTTTTCGGACTTTGGCCACACAATCGTGAGAAGTCCAATCGGGGGGTTTATTGAGATTTAAAAAGCCAAACATTTTAAGTAGTCGTGCAAAATTAATTTCCTAGTCGAGACGGTCGTCAGGAGACTCCGAGACAGGAGACGGGGAGAATAGATAAAAGCAATCTCCTCAATTCTGAATACTGACGGCTGATAGCTAAAAATCTGACGTATTATATAATTGCATAACTTCGCTTAAAGGTAAACGGGAACGAACACCGAGGGAAAGGTCAGAAAAATGACCAAGATCATAATGATCAACAGCAGCGCGAGCAATCATAGCGGCGTTATCGGTACAAAGTTTAAGCGGCGGAAAATAGACGGTTAAATGATGATTTTTGGCGGCAGTTTCCAGATGATTTCTTAAGGCACTATTGGCCGCCACTCCTCCCCCGATCGCAATAGTGTTTAAGCCATAATCTAAGGCACAATTGATTGTCCGACGGGTTAAACTTCTGGCTACTGTATCTTGAAAACTGGCGGCTATATCAGCTACAGGTAAATTATCTGGCTCGAATTTCTCTACTAAGCGCAAAACAGCAGTTTTTAAACCGCTAAAACTGGAATCGTAGGCATGAAAACCGCCGGTTGGTAAAGATATTTTACCTTCAGGTAAGGGAAAAGCTTGGGGATTACCATCTTTAGCCATGCGATCAATTATCGGACCACCCGGATAACTTAAGTTTAATAATCGTGCCACTTTATCAAAAGCTTCTCCGGCTGCATCATCTCTAGTGGTTCCTAATTGTTGATATTTACCGCAGGCCTGCACATGGATTAAACTGGTATGACCCCCAGAGACTAAAAGAGATAAAAAAGGGGGTTTAAGATCGGGTTCAGCGAGATAGGAAGCATAGATATGACCTTCGAGATGATGAATGCCGATAAAGGGTTTATCGTGGACAATAGCCAGGGTTTTGGCCGCCGTCATTCCCACCATTAAAGCACCTACTAAACCGGGGGCAACTGTGGCGGCTATTCCATCAATTTCTGACCAATTTAACCCCGTTTCTTGCCAAGCTTTTTCTAGACAAAAATTAATGGTTTCTAGGTGTTGTCGCGAGGCTATTTCTGGCACGACACCGCCATAGAGACGATGGAGATCAATTTGAGAAGAAACCACACTACTCAACACCAGGTTATTGTTAACAATAGCCACAGCCGTTTCATCGCAACTGGTTTCGATCGCTAAGATAATTGTCATGAATTAATCAGTAATAGGACAAAATTAACTTTTTGGTTAGGATAGGCAATAGGCAATAGGCAATAGGCAATAGGCAGTAGGCAATAGGTAAAAGGCAATCGGTAGTTAGATATGTGTAATTAATTTTGCTTAGGTACTTAATTAAAGTTATCGTTCAGCAATTTCCATAGCCACCACCGCCGGGGGTTTCAATAATAAAAATATCACCAGGGTTCATTTCTACAGTCGCAGTACCGGGCAATTCTTCGATAGTTCCATCGTTTCTTTCCACGGCATTACGTCCTATTTTACCAGCTTTTCCTCCCGCCAGTCCAAAGGGGGTAATCAGGCGATTCCCCGACAGAATATTGGCGGTCATAGCCTCTTGAAATTTAATTCTTCTAATCACACCATCACCTCCAGAATATTGTCCCTTACCGCCACTATCGTGGCGAATGCTAAAACTTTCTACTAACACAGGATAGCGCATTTCTAATACTTCTGGATCGGTGAGACGGGAATTAGTCATCTGGGTTTGCACGGCAGCGGTTCCCGCAAAATTTGCCCCCGCACCAGAACCGCCACAAATAGTCTCATAATATTGATATTCTTGATTGCCAAAAGTGAAATTATTCATCGTCCCTTGGCTGGCTGCTTGAATGCCTAAAGCACCGTATAAAGCATTAACTATTGCCTGGGAAGTTTCTACATTTCCTGCTACTACGGCCGCCGGATAAACGGGATTAAGAAAACAGCCAGATGGGATAATTAAATGGAGGGGTTTGAAACAGCCAGCATTTAAAGGGATTGCCTCCTCCACAAGGGTACGAAAAACGTATAAAACCGCCGCTCTTGTCACTGCTAGGGGTGCATTAAAATTATTATTTAACTGGTCAGATGTGCCAGTAAAATCGATGGTTGCTTGACAATTATCAATATCTATGCTAATTCTGACCTTGATGACAGCACCGTTATCCAGATAATAGGTAAATTCACCATCTTTTAAGACAGATATAGCTTTTCTAACCGCTAATTCCGCATTATCTTGAACGAACTGTTGATAGGCTTTAACCATAGCTAATCCGTAGCGATTAACCATATTATGTAATTCTCTTTCCCCCTTGGCATTAGCGGCTATTTGTGCTTGAAAATCGGCAATATTTTGGGCGATATTGCGCGCAGGAAAAGGACTATTACTTAAGTGATTAATTAATTCTTGTTCCCGAAACTGTCCCGCCGCTACCAGCAAAAAGTTATCGAATAAAATTCCTTCTTCGCTAATATGGACAGAATGGGGAGGCATAGAACCGGGGGTAATTCCACCGATATCAGCTTGATGTCCCCGGGAGGCAAGATAAAATAATATTTCCTGATTTTGGTGGTCAAAAATAGGACTAATTACTGTGACATCTGGCAGGTGAGTACCGCCATTATAAGGATTATTGGCTAGATAAACGTTCCCCGGAAGAATCGTCTCGCCTTTATCCTGAATTAAGCTTTTGACACTATCGGACATAGAGCCTAAATGGACGGGAATATGAGGAGCATTAGCGATTAAATTTCCCATCTCATCAAAGATAGCACAGGAGAAGTCTAGGCGCTCTTTAATATTGACACTTGCCGCCGTATTTTGCAGAGTAATCCCCATTTCTTCGGCAATAAATTGATAGAGATTTTTAAAGATTTCTAGATAAATAGGATCGGCAACGGTAGTTATTTCTGTGCGGTGAGAATTGAGAGGGGACATAGGAAAGTCAGTTATCAGTGATCAGTGATTAGTTATTAGTATATCCCCTGCAAAAGCAGGTTATCGAGCCGCTATCTGGCTAAAATATCGAAAATATTAGATAAATTTGACATAATTTTAGGTTTTATGGATTTTATAGTTGTATATTGTCTTTTTTCTCTTCCTGTCTCGGAGTTTCCTGTCTCTTCACCTAACGGAAAATTTTTGATTTTTGCGGGAAAGCTACTGATACGGGCTGACTGATATATAATCGCAGTCAGTACCAGAGGGTGAATTATGGATAAAACCAGCTTGATCGATAAAGTGAAACAAATGGCTAATAAACGCGATTATTTACTGCAATTGCGCGATCAACCCGACATTGGGGGTTTGAGATTGGATGTCAATCAAGCTCTTGAGGAGTTGGATGAGTTACTCGATGAGTTTCAAGCAACTTTTCCTGAAGAAAAACTTAGTTAACTATCCGACTCGACTGAATTGAGGTTTGTCCGATTGTGCTAATTTTCCCAAGTCATCGATCGCTTTGATCAGATCTTGGGAAGATATATCTTTAGTATCGGCTCGATTTTTTTCTAAAAACCCTTGACAAATGGCGAGACGGGTGCATCTCACATTTGCCGAAATACCGACAATCAGCAATTATCAGTGAATCTTAAATCATTACAGATATATCAGCAGCTGCCTGTAAGCATCCCACCGAAAAACTAATGCGCTCCGGGGTTTGGGGGCGGCACTTCGACACATTTCGACATATTTCGACACATTTCGACACATTTCGACACATTTCGACAGGCTCAATGTCAAGGCTCAATGTCAAGGCTCAATGTCAAGGCTCAATGTCAAGGCTCAATGTCAAGGCTCAATGTCAAGGCTCAGTGGCCGCGCCACGGCCCCAACGGGGGGTTTGGGGGGTAGAACCCCCCAAAAGCTGGGATTGAGTGATAAAATCGGGCATTACTTCCGATTTTAGCCGAGAGTTTCCCCGTAAAAATCCCAACTTGCTAGATTTACAAAAATGAGATGCACCCGACTCATTGGCACTCAACAACAAGCAACACTTTTCCAGATAGAGGCTCCATTGGGTGTAGGCTTTGATCTCCAGTTTTTGAGCTTGTTTCTCACTCACACTCAATCGTCCAATAATGCTATCGATACTCCGTTTGCGGCCACTCGTTGTGCCACTACTTGTGGCCATAAAAAAATCCCGCTCTCTGGACTGACATGCTCAAGCAGATGCTTTCGCACTACCTCCTCAATCCCTGCTAATGTTTTCACCTGTTCCGGGTCAGTTTCTTCATACAATAAGGCGGCGATAGCTTGAGCGTGAGCTTGAATTTGGGCTTTTTTGTCAGTATCCATAAGTCTCTTACTATGTAGGTGATCTACTCATAGTGTAGCTCCATCTCAGAAAACCAGATTTAAGTATTTATGCTCATGGCAAAAGTGGGATGCACTCCTTTTATGTCCCTTGTTGCTACTACTCGGAAATTAGGAATCAGCTTTTTTGAGTATGTTCGTGACCGCATTTCCCAACTTGGTAATATTCCCTCTTTGGCAACTATTATTCGTGAGCAGTCTTCTCTCAATCACTTTGCTTGTTCATGAATACCAGAATAACTCCTGACCCCGATATATTGAGGGGATACGGTTTAAGGTTAACATTGAGAGTATCAATAGTCTGCTCAGACATCTCTGCCGACAACCGGGTAGTTTCAAAAATGAAGCATAAAGTATTTTTTTATGTCCGGTGCCTGACCCTCTTTCACTCTTTTCTTTCCTTCACCTTGGCAGTAGTGGTTATCGGTTTGGTTGTCAACGCGATCTCTAATCCTATTTAGGGTTTGCTGAAAAAGTTTTTCCTGGGGGCAGGCTTCGGCCGTGAGCTCAGCGTTCGACAAAAGCTCACGCCGAGGTCCGAACGGGTGTGGGGTGTGGGGTGTAGGCTTCGGCCGTGAGCTCAGCGTTCGACAAAAGCTCACGCCGAGGTCCGAACGGGTGTAGGGTGTAGGGTTTTACCCATTTTCAGGGGGTCAATTACCTAATTTTCAGGGAAAAAGTCCCTAAATTTCCCCCCCGATCACTGCAAGGGCTGGCAGTTTTTGATTTCAAAAAAGCCTAAAAATATTATCCAACAAGGTTTTTAGATTTATTCAGCAACCCCCATTTACAGTCATGAAGAAAATTCACCCCGAGTTGAGTAAACTAAGGTTCTTCTATGGTATCCAGTCAGCGATCGCCATAGCCCTACCCTTGCTCATCGGCCTCTTGATGGGTAATCTCAAGCCCTTCATTTTACCCGCTCTGGCCGCATTTTTGATTAATTTATTCCTGGGTAGCCTGTCTGTGAGTTACCGAGATAAATTATTAGGAGTGGCGATCGCTACCTTAGGCTGTGCCGGGGTCATGAGTCTGGGAACAGTAAGTGGCCAGATGCCTTGG
This Microcystis wesenbergii NRERC-220 DNA region includes the following protein-coding sequences:
- the tsaD gene encoding tRNA (adenosine(37)-N6)-threonylcarbamoyltransferase complex transferase subunit TsaD yields the protein MTIILAIETSCDETAVAIVNNNLVLSSVVSSQIDLHRLYGGVVPEIASRQHLETINFCLEKAWQETGLNWSEIDGIAATVAPGLVGALMVGMTAAKTLAIVHDKPFIGIHHLEGHIYASYLAEPDLKPPFLSLLVSGGHTSLIHVQACGKYQQLGTTRDDAAGEAFDKVARLLNLSYPGGPIIDRMAKDGNPQAFPLPEGKISLPTGGFHAYDSSFSGLKTAVLRLVEKFEPDNLPVADIAASFQDTVARSLTRRTINCALDYGLNTIAIGGGVAANSALRNHLETAAKNHHLTVYFPPLKLCTDNAAMIARAAVDHYDLGHFSDLSLGVRSRLPLSEVMQLYNTSDF
- the hisC gene encoding histidinol-phosphate transaminase, which produces MLPTRDCVRQTPAYTPGEQPQSAGFTKLNTNENPYPPPAEIFAHLQEQLEKVRLYPDPISKELRQTAAELYGITADRIIAGNGSDDILNIALRTFVNPCESVAFLDLTYSLYETIARVHGANIIEFPTNDQFELAGPIICPEAKLIFLASPNPPLGKHLDRDYLEATCANASGVVLIDEAYVDFSDDNHLDFLSRYDNVIISRTMSKSYSLAGLRVGFGFASRAIIEQMDKVRDSYNLDRIAQTLATAALKHHNYFEEVWQKVRQTRSRLITSLRELGFIVFDSEANFILASPPQISASELYTQLKERQILVRYFKHPRIQNYVRISIGTDEEIDRLLSAIQEIMGTN
- a CDS encoding hydantoinase B/oxoprolinase family protein, with amino-acid sequence MSPLNSHRTEITTVADPIYLEIFKNLYQFIAEEMGITLQNTAASVNIKERLDFSCAIFDEMGNLIANAPHIPVHLGSMSDSVKSLIQDKGETILPGNVYLANNPYNGGTHLPDVTVISPIFDHQNQEILFYLASRGHQADIGGITPGSMPPHSVHISEEGILFDNFLLVAAGQFREQELINHLSNSPFPARNIAQNIADFQAQIAANAKGERELHNMVNRYGLAMVKAYQQFVQDNAELAVRKAISVLKDGEFTYYLDNGAVIKVRISIDIDNCQATIDFTGTSDQLNNNFNAPLAVTRAAVLYVFRTLVEEAIPLNAGCFKPLHLIIPSGCFLNPVYPAAVVAGNVETSQAIVNALYGALGIQAASQGTMNNFTFGNQEYQYYETICGGSGAGANFAGTAAVQTQMTNSRLTDPEVLEMRYPVLVESFSIRHDSGGKGQYSGGDGVIRRIKFQEAMTANILSGNRLITPFGLAGGKAGKIGRNAVERNDGTIEELPGTATVEMNPGDIFIIETPGGGGYGNC
- the truB gene encoding tRNA pseudouridine(55) synthase TruB, translating into MFGFLNLNKPPDWTSHDCVAKVRKILKTKRVGHGGTLDPMATGVLPIAVGSATRLLPYLPENKAYRAKIQLGLSTDTDDITGKAIATCPCADLTLEAVKPHLAEFIGNIAQIPPMYSAIHQDGRRLYELARKGEIIAVEPRQVKIDQITVLGWLEGEFPQIELDIHCGSGTYIRSLARDLGKVLAVGGTLASLTRTESCGFQLADSINLEALMANSEGLISPRIALAHLDWISLTPERVIDWFHGRKINLTDTNVMIGSLVAVESLEAQFLGIGEIVVREDEYYLQPKIVIQQ